A region from the Silene latifolia isolate original U9 population chromosome 7, ASM4854445v1, whole genome shotgun sequence genome encodes:
- the LOC141592540 gene encoding S-adenosylmethionine decarboxylase proenzyme-like — translation MGVYENKNEKSTPSQPVSAIGFEGFEKRLEITFSNPPVFTDPSGLGLRALTRDQLDEILKPAACTIVAHLSNSEFDSYVLSESSLFVYPLRIILKTCGTTKLLLSIDPILRLADSVGLTVSRVVYSRGTLNFPGAQLAPHRSFSEEVSYLNGYFGHFIYGPSAYVLGDPTAQDRSWHVYSASKDAEVDDGTATITLEMCMTGLKREKAAVFYKKEGHTAKEMTKMSRIDYIIPSHVICDVDFDPCGYSMNGVDDGAHSTVHVTPEDGFSYASYEVMGFNPNSVRFGPLVQRVLRCFEPKEFTIAVTCFDNGDSGEWVSVQDGFDVDGFTCLSGVKQKLSGGGFVVYKTYVADQSTRDVHLSQPILSLSCWKEAAIVEAEVKDDGIAEVTSSCGGFLGCNAFVSPVNQAY, via the coding sequence ATGGGTGTTTACGAAAACAAAAACGAAAAGAGTACCCCTAGCCAACCCGTATCAGCAATAGGGTTTGAGGGATTCGAGAAACGATTAGAGATCACATTCTCTAACCCACCCGTCTTCACCGACCCATCAGGGTTGGGACTACGGGCCTTAACTAGGGATCAGCTTGATGAAATTCTCAAACCCGCGGCGTGCACTATCGTAGCACACCTCTCCAATTCTGAATTCGACTCGTACGTCTTATCCGAGTCGAGTTTATTCGTCTACCCACTAAGGATCATACTCAAGACATGTGGGACCACAAAGTTGCTACTGTCTATTGACCCGATTTTACGGCTCGCTGACTCAGTGGGACTCACTGTGTCACGAGTTGTTTACTCTAGGGGAACATTGAACTTCCCTGGGGCCCAGCTTGCCCCACACAGGAGCTTTTCTGAAGAAGTTAGTTACTTGAATGGGTATTTTGGTCATTTCATATATGGTCCCAGCGCTTACGTGTTGGGCGATCCTACTGCTCAGGATCGATCCTGGCATGTTTACTCAGCGTCCAAAGACGCTGAGGTGGATGATGGAACGGCTACGATTACGTTGGAGATGTGTATGACGGGGCTTAAAAGGGAAAAAGCAGCTGTGTTTTATAAAAAGGAAGGTCATACGGCTAAGGAAATGACTAAAATGTCCCGGATTGATTACATCATCCCAAGTCACGTGATATGTGACGTTGACTTTGACCCTTGTGGGTATTCTATGAATGGGGTAGATGATGGGGCCCACTCAACTGTGCACGTGACTCCGGAGGATGGGTTTAGTTATGCTAGCTACGAGGTTATGGGTTTTAATCCAAACTCGGTCCGGTTTGGACCGTTGGTTCAGAGAGTTCTAAGGTGTTTTGAACCCAAGGAGTTTACAATTGCCGTCACCTGTTTCGACAATGGGGATTCAGGTGAGTGGGTGAGTGTACAAGACGGTTTTGATGTTGACGGGTTTACTTGCTTAAGTGGTGTAAAACAGAAGTTGTCAGGTGGTGGCTTTGTTGTGTACAAGACATATGTCGCGGACCAATCAACACGTGATGTACACTTGTCTCAGCCTATTTTGTCGCTTTCGTGTTGGAAAGAGGCCGCGATTGTGGAGGCTGAAGTAAAGGATGATGGTATTGCGGAAGTAACGTCGTCTTGTGGTGGTTTCTTGGGTTGCAATGCGTTTGTATCGCCCGTAAATCAAGCTTATTAG